In Sphingomonas sp. PAMC26645, one DNA window encodes the following:
- a CDS encoding DNA translocase FtsK translates to MASRAQPALWRETVKAGAVRSGALIAAIALFVGTLLMALALASYHPSDPALNTASGGDPANLVGPPGAWFADIALTLFGPVVALLLPIGPILGMRLWRDAPLGHWLRMVRGAAIGVALMASALAFVSGTSVLALPAGWGGVIGLSVSSAVHWALSFIGQPVAELWSARAIGLVAAIAGAIVWGKSIEIDLGDRKWRLPRRNRTEALGYDGFAEIDEDDDEPLTLTRKPVEPRAVAEPDPRPAPVIADRQNAPSQAKPKERQSSLDLRDNFTLPSLDLLTPSPPSQGNVIDKAGLERNARLLENVLDDFHVKGSIIEVRPGPVVTMYELEPAPGIKASRVIALADDIARNMSAISARVAVIPGRNVIGIELPNARREAVSLHELVGSQTFEDQSAQLPIILGKNIAGDSVIADLAPMPHLLVAGTTGSGKSVGLNSMILSLLYKLTPNQCRMIMIDPKMLELSMYDDIPHLLSPVVTDPAKAVRALKWAVETMEDRYRQMSSVGVRSLAGFNDKVRGAKAKGQPLGRKVQTGYHPDTGAPMYEEEKLEYDVLPQIVVIVDELADLMMTAGKEVEFLIQRLAQKARAAGIHLILATQRPSVDVITGVIKANLPTRISFHVTSKIDSRTILGEQGAEQLLGKGDMLYMPGGKGIVRVHGPFVTDDEVRLVADHWRSQGLPDYISSVTEEPEESFALEGSPTGEDSAEDQQYRQAIQLVCESQKASTSWLQRQLRIGYNSAARLIERMEKDGIVGRPDHVGRREVLRDTEGHAI, encoded by the coding sequence ATGGCCAGCCGCGCGCAGCCAGCCTTGTGGCGTGAGACGGTGAAGGCGGGTGCCGTCCGCAGCGGCGCGCTGATCGCGGCGATCGCGTTGTTCGTCGGAACGCTGCTGATGGCGCTGGCGTTGGCGAGCTATCACCCGAGCGACCCCGCGCTGAACACCGCGTCGGGCGGCGACCCCGCCAATCTGGTCGGGCCGCCGGGTGCATGGTTCGCCGATATCGCGCTCACGCTGTTCGGGCCGGTGGTTGCGTTGCTGCTGCCGATCGGGCCGATCCTCGGGATGCGACTGTGGCGTGACGCGCCGCTCGGGCATTGGCTGCGGATGGTGCGCGGCGCGGCGATCGGCGTCGCGCTGATGGCGAGCGCGCTGGCGTTCGTATCGGGCACGTCGGTGCTCGCGCTCCCCGCTGGATGGGGCGGCGTGATCGGCCTGTCGGTCTCCAGCGCGGTACACTGGGCGTTGAGCTTCATCGGCCAGCCGGTCGCCGAGCTCTGGTCCGCCCGCGCGATCGGGCTGGTCGCGGCGATCGCCGGCGCGATCGTCTGGGGCAAGAGCATCGAGATCGATCTCGGCGACCGCAAATGGCGCCTTCCCCGCCGCAATCGGACCGAGGCGCTGGGCTATGACGGCTTCGCGGAGATCGACGAGGACGACGACGAACCGCTGACCTTGACGCGCAAGCCGGTCGAGCCGCGCGCGGTTGCCGAGCCCGACCCGCGCCCTGCCCCGGTGATCGCGGATCGCCAGAACGCGCCGTCGCAGGCCAAGCCCAAGGAGCGCCAGTCGTCGCTCGACCTGCGCGACAATTTCACGCTGCCGAGCCTGGACCTGCTGACGCCGTCGCCGCCGAGCCAGGGCAATGTCATCGACAAGGCGGGGCTGGAGCGCAACGCCCGGCTGCTCGAGAACGTGCTCGACGACTTCCACGTCAAGGGCTCGATCATCGAGGTCCGGCCGGGCCCGGTCGTGACGATGTACGAACTCGAGCCCGCGCCCGGCATCAAGGCGAGCCGCGTGATCGCGCTGGCCGACGACATCGCGCGCAACATGTCCGCGATTTCCGCACGCGTCGCGGTGATTCCCGGGCGCAACGTGATCGGCATCGAGTTGCCGAATGCGCGGCGTGAAGCAGTCAGTCTGCACGAACTCGTCGGCAGCCAGACGTTCGAGGACCAGTCGGCGCAGTTGCCGATCATCCTCGGCAAGAACATCGCGGGCGATTCGGTGATCGCCGATCTCGCGCCGATGCCGCATCTGCTGGTCGCGGGCACGACCGGCTCGGGCAAGTCGGTCGGCCTGAACAGCATGATCCTGTCGCTGCTGTACAAGCTGACGCCGAACCAGTGCCGGATGATCATGATCGATCCGAAGATGCTCGAACTGAGCATGTACGACGACATTCCGCATCTGCTGTCGCCGGTCGTCACCGATCCCGCCAAGGCGGTGCGCGCGCTGAAATGGGCGGTCGAGACGATGGAGGACCGCTATCGCCAGATGTCCTCCGTTGGCGTGCGCAGCCTTGCCGGCTTCAACGACAAGGTGCGCGGTGCGAAGGCCAAGGGGCAACCGCTCGGGCGCAAGGTGCAGACGGGGTATCACCCGGATACCGGCGCGCCGATGTACGAGGAGGAGAAGCTCGAATACGACGTCCTGCCGCAGATCGTCGTCATCGTCGACGAGCTCGCCGATCTGATGATGACCGCGGGCAAGGAGGTCGAATTCCTCATCCAGCGGCTTGCGCAGAAGGCACGAGCGGCGGGCATCCACCTGATCTTGGCGACGCAGCGGCCGTCGGTCGACGTCATCACCGGCGTCATCAAGGCCAACCTGCCGACCCGGATCAGCTTCCATGTCACCTCGAAGATCGATTCGCGCACCATCCTCGGCGAACAGGGCGCGGAGCAGCTGCTGGGCAAGGGCGACATGCTCTACATGCCCGGCGGCAAGGGCATCGTCCGTGTCCACGGGCCGTTCGTGACCGATGACGAAGTGCGGCTGGTGGCGGATCATTGGCGCTCGCAGGGGCTGCCCGATTACATCTCGTCGGTGACTGAGGAGCCCGAGGAGAGCTTCGCATTGGAGGGCTCGCCGACCGGGGAAGACTCGGCGGAAGACCAGCAATATCGCCAGGCGATCCAGCTGGTGTGCGAGTCGCAGAAGGCGTCGACCTCGTGGCTCCAGCGCCAGTTGCGGATCGGCTACAATTCGGCTGCGCGGCTGATCGAGCGGATGGAGAAGGACGGCATCGTCGGCCGGCCGGATCATGTCGGCCGCCGCGAAGTGCTGCGCGATACCGAGGGGCATGCGATCTA
- a CDS encoding UbiH/UbiF/VisC/COQ6 family ubiquinone biosynthesis hydroxylase, which yields MDTDVIILGGGLVGATLAVALDVHGISTIVIDPADPAVTLAPGFDGRASAVASASHRMLDAIGIGATLAGQGCAIRQIRVSDGLEPGALDFVPAADDGALGTMYENKLLRRTLFDAATAAPHVDLRMQTRATSVDRAESGVTATLDSGDVIRAPLLIAAEGRNSPTREAAGITIARWSYEHTAIIAAFHHERSHEDVAYEIFYASGPFALLPLPDDADGHRSAIVWTVDAKNAPGMLKLGDRAFLAEAEKSMGGFLGKLSMATPRSSYPLGFHHAARITDTRLALVGDAGHGIHPIAGQGLNLGFRDVATLAEVLVEGKRLGLDLGDAALLARYQRWRGLDTFMTAAATDTLTRLFGIPGKTASAVRRFGISAVNAIPPLKDRFMAEARGESGDLPKLLQGLKI from the coding sequence ATGGACACAGATGTAATCATCCTCGGTGGCGGGCTGGTCGGCGCGACGCTCGCCGTGGCGCTCGACGTGCACGGCATCTCGACGATCGTGATCGACCCCGCGGACCCCGCGGTGACGCTGGCGCCGGGCTTCGACGGCCGTGCGTCGGCGGTGGCAAGCGCGAGCCACCGCATGCTCGACGCGATCGGCATCGGCGCGACGCTGGCGGGGCAGGGCTGTGCGATCCGTCAGATCCGGGTGAGCGACGGCCTCGAACCCGGCGCGCTTGATTTCGTCCCCGCCGCGGACGATGGCGCGCTCGGCACGATGTACGAGAACAAGCTTCTCCGCCGCACACTGTTCGACGCGGCGACCGCCGCGCCGCATGTCGACCTGCGCATGCAGACGCGCGCGACGTCGGTCGACCGTGCCGAATCGGGCGTTACCGCCACGCTGGACTCTGGCGACGTCATTCGCGCGCCGCTGTTGATCGCCGCGGAGGGCCGCAATTCGCCGACGCGCGAGGCCGCAGGGATCACGATCGCACGCTGGTCGTACGAGCACACCGCGATCATCGCCGCGTTCCACCACGAGCGTTCGCACGAGGATGTCGCGTACGAGATCTTCTACGCGAGCGGCCCGTTCGCGCTGCTCCCGCTGCCGGATGATGCGGACGGTCACCGCTCGGCGATCGTCTGGACGGTCGACGCGAAGAACGCGCCCGGCATGCTGAAGCTCGGCGACCGCGCGTTCCTCGCCGAAGCCGAGAAGAGCATGGGCGGCTTCCTCGGCAAGCTGTCGATGGCGACGCCGCGGTCGAGCTACCCGCTCGGCTTCCACCACGCCGCACGCATCACCGACACGCGTCTCGCATTGGTCGGCGACGCTGGCCACGGCATCCACCCAATCGCCGGGCAGGGGCTCAATCTCGGCTTCCGCGACGTCGCGACGCTCGCCGAAGTGCTGGTCGAGGGCAAGCGGCTCGGGCTCGATCTCGGCGACGCGGCATTGCTCGCGCGCTACCAGCGCTGGCGCGGGCTCGACACGTTCATGACCGCCGCCGCCACCGACACGCTCACCCGCCTGTTCGGCATCCCCGGCAAGACTGCCAGCGCCGTGCGTCGGTTCGGTATCAGCGCGGTCAACGCGATCCCGCCGCTGAAGGACCGCTTCATGGCGGAAGCACGCGGTGAATCGGGTGACTTGCCCAAGCTGTTGCAGGGTCTCAAAATCTAA
- a CDS encoding DUF2238 domain-containing protein codes for MTSTDRRLPILAILWSIGLVASGWAPADRATWWMEIAPVLIAFPILVALRRSFAFTTLALELIALHGFVLMLGGAYTYARVPIGFAVQDWLHLARNPYDRFGHLMQGFVPAIVLREILVRTGSIASSRLLVVTVLAYCLSVSALYELIEFGAAVALGQGADAFLGTQGDPWDTQWDMLMCLVGAILALLLLSRVHDRQIAGLRF; via the coding sequence ATGACCTCGACCGACCGCCGGCTTCCCATATTGGCAATCCTGTGGTCGATCGGGCTCGTGGCATCCGGTTGGGCCCCCGCCGACCGCGCGACGTGGTGGATGGAGATCGCACCCGTCCTCATCGCCTTCCCCATATTGGTCGCCCTGCGACGCAGCTTCGCGTTCACGACGCTCGCCCTCGAGCTGATCGCGCTTCACGGTTTCGTCCTGATGCTGGGCGGCGCTTACACCTATGCCCGCGTACCGATCGGTTTCGCGGTGCAGGACTGGCTGCATCTCGCCCGCAATCCCTATGATCGGTTCGGCCATCTGATGCAGGGCTTCGTGCCCGCGATCGTGCTGCGCGAGATCCTCGTCCGGACCGGCAGCATCGCGTCCAGTCGGCTCCTGGTCGTCACCGTCCTCGCCTACTGCCTGTCCGTCAGCGCCTTGTATGAACTGATCGAGTTCGGCGCCGCCGTCGCGCTCGGCCAAGGCGCGGACGCGTTTCTCGGGACGCAGGGCGACCCGTGGGATACGCAGTGGGACATGCTGATGTGCCTGGTCGGCGCCATACTCGCGTTGCTCCTGCTATCGCGCGTTCACGACAGGCAGATTGCCGGCCTTAGATTTTGA
- a CDS encoding alpha/beta fold hydrolase: MVRPRTPLMLLPAMGCDGQLWARQIVDLAAVAQVDFGDLSQDDTLSEMAARVLASAPPRFAVAGVSLGGYVAMEMVRQAPDRIERIALFGTRASMEVRPRTVVGQGLLATAPHADPRLTAIVAGPAQAMAERVGQTVFERQQRALLARPDISEAIAAIHVPTLVAVGDRDLICTPDDARALSARIEGSRFHMLRSCGHLAPMERPGEVTALLRQWLKTG, translated from the coding sequence ATGGTCCGACCGCGTACACCGTTGATGCTGCTCCCCGCGATGGGCTGCGACGGGCAGCTCTGGGCGCGCCAGATCGTCGACCTCGCCGCCGTCGCACAAGTCGATTTCGGCGACCTGTCGCAGGACGATACGTTGTCCGAAATGGCCGCGCGCGTGCTCGCCAGCGCACCGCCACGGTTCGCGGTCGCAGGCGTCAGCCTCGGCGGCTACGTCGCGATGGAGATGGTGCGGCAAGCCCCCGACCGTATCGAGCGGATCGCGCTGTTCGGCACGCGCGCGTCGATGGAGGTACGCCCGCGCACCGTCGTCGGCCAGGGCCTGCTCGCCACCGCGCCGCACGCCGACCCGCGCCTGACCGCGATCGTCGCCGGCCCTGCGCAGGCGATGGCGGAGCGCGTCGGCCAGACCGTCTTCGAACGCCAGCAACGCGCACTGCTCGCGCGTCCCGACATCAGCGAGGCGATCGCCGCGATCCACGTCCCGACGCTGGTGGCGGTCGGCGACCGCGACCTGATCTGCACCCCCGACGACGCACGCGCGCTGAGTGCGCGGATTGAGGGCTCGCGGTTTCACATGCTGCGCTCCTGCGGCCACCTCGCACCGATGGAGCGTCCCGGCGAAGTCACCGCGCTGCTCCGCCAGTGGCTGAAGACCGGCTGA
- a CDS encoding CitMHS family transporter yields MNLALLGFLMVATFMTLIMTKKMTPLVALIVIPSIFGVFAGEAAGLGPMMIDGIKNLAPTGVMLLFAILFFSTMTDTGLFDPLVGRLIRMVHGDPMRILIGTVVLCALVSLDGDGSTTYIITIAALLPLYKRFNMNRLYLVCLLMTTSGIMNLTPWGGPTARAASALKLDPATLFLPLIPGMIAGLAFLIGLAVYFGRKERVRMGEAGITADTEFTGMAVSQYPEARRPKLIWFNAALVITLLTLLVWGILPLSVLMMLAFAIAMIVNYPGVADQKERISAHAGNVLAVVSLIFAAGIFTGILGGTGMVEAMSKAVVGVIPPALGPYMAPITAVLSMPFTFFISNDAFYFGMLPILAEAGAHYGVAPEAIARASLMGQPVHLLSPLVPSTYLLVSLVGIDLADHQRFTLVPAIAVCVVMTIVGMIALAFPFVA; encoded by the coding sequence ATGAACCTTGCCCTGCTCGGCTTCCTGATGGTCGCCACGTTCATGACGTTGATCATGACCAAGAAGATGACGCCGCTGGTCGCGCTCATCGTGATTCCGTCGATCTTCGGCGTGTTCGCTGGCGAGGCCGCGGGTCTCGGCCCGATGATGATCGACGGCATCAAGAACCTCGCGCCGACCGGCGTCATGCTGCTGTTCGCGATCCTGTTCTTCTCGACGATGACCGACACGGGCCTGTTCGATCCACTGGTCGGACGGCTGATCCGGATGGTCCACGGCGATCCGATGCGGATCCTGATCGGGACGGTCGTGCTGTGCGCGCTCGTCAGCCTCGATGGCGACGGGTCGACCACCTACATCATCACGATCGCCGCGCTGTTGCCGCTCTACAAGCGCTTCAACATGAACCGGCTGTATCTTGTCTGCCTGTTGATGACGACGAGCGGGATCATGAACCTGACGCCGTGGGGCGGCCCGACCGCGCGCGCCGCAAGTGCGCTGAAGCTCGATCCCGCGACACTGTTCCTCCCGCTGATCCCCGGCATGATCGCCGGCCTCGCCTTCCTGATCGGCCTCGCCGTGTATTTCGGGCGCAAGGAGCGCGTGCGGATGGGTGAAGCGGGGATCACCGCGGACACCGAGTTCACCGGCATGGCGGTCTCGCAATATCCCGAGGCACGCCGCCCGAAGCTGATCTGGTTCAACGCCGCGCTCGTCATCACGCTGCTGACGTTGCTGGTGTGGGGCATTCTCCCCTTGTCGGTGCTGATGATGTTGGCGTTCGCGATCGCGATGATCGTCAATTATCCCGGCGTCGCCGATCAGAAGGAGCGCATTTCCGCGCATGCCGGCAACGTGCTGGCGGTGGTGTCGCTGATCTTCGCGGCAGGCATCTTCACCGGTATTCTCGGCGGCACCGGCATGGTCGAGGCGATGAGCAAGGCGGTGGTCGGCGTGATCCCGCCCGCGCTCGGGCCGTACATGGCGCCGATCACTGCGGTGCTGAGCATGCCGTTCACCTTCTTCATCTCGAACGACGCGTTCTATTTCGGGATGCTGCCGATCCTCGCCGAGGCCGGCGCGCATTACGGCGTCGCGCCCGAGGCGATCGCCCGCGCGTCGCTGATGGGCCAACCGGTCCACCTGCTCAGCCCGCTGGTGCCGTCGACCTATCTGCTGGTCAGCCTGGTCGGGATCGACCTCGCCGATCACCAGCGCTTCACGCTCGTGCCCGCGATCGCGGTCTGCGTCGTGATGACGATCGTCGGCATGATCGCGCTCGCCTTCCCGTTCGTCGCCTGA
- a CDS encoding porin: MTLFRTGCAALALIAATPALAQVPTSPPTDGDLAALVRAQAAEIAALKSRLDRLENNAAVAQASAPVPPVQIAPQAVAQNTEPRRTVPFAPQLAPPGPADRSVAQAVAARDNPSGVTTEWGAGLPVFHSADGVYTFKPRGRILTDVSSSFGSKYDGRNITTTGMRALRLGLEGGVGTHFFYQFESDFSENEVDVVTAFVGWRNKIKPGLDYDVRAGHLFNDRGFEGSTGSDSTPFLERTTVATAIIPQRGFYGIGVMPRIFWKTGHASVTITGDRIDGTQTVGDSRTVLGRAHWNPIKSDTGVLHIGAWGFDESLSSVAGTLTRNTVIGGRFNGALRVSTGPLIGGTGTTGYGVELGGYRGPLWVMGEAGRRNARLDGGRPDFVSKAWSVSGGLFLTGDLPPYNPRLGSFGQPKVLKPTFDGGVGAIELTARYESLDFDNLLTGGDGWAATVGVNWYLNSFTRFQVNAIQWNTDNRAGDNVGNDSGQTLSARVGVTF; encoded by the coding sequence ATGACTCTCTTCCGTACCGGGTGCGCCGCACTCGCGCTGATCGCCGCGACTCCGGCGCTGGCCCAAGTCCCGACATCGCCTCCGACCGATGGCGACCTCGCCGCGCTGGTGCGTGCGCAGGCCGCCGAGATCGCCGCGCTGAAGTCGCGTCTCGACCGGCTGGAGAACAACGCCGCCGTCGCGCAGGCGTCCGCGCCCGTACCGCCCGTGCAGATCGCACCGCAAGCGGTCGCGCAGAACACCGAACCGCGTCGCACGGTGCCGTTCGCGCCGCAGCTCGCGCCCCCCGGCCCGGCCGACCGCAGCGTCGCGCAGGCGGTTGCCGCACGCGACAATCCGTCGGGCGTGACCACCGAATGGGGCGCCGGCCTGCCTGTGTTCCACTCGGCGGACGGCGTCTACACGTTCAAGCCGCGCGGCCGCATCCTGACCGACGTCAGCTCGAGCTTCGGCTCGAAATACGATGGCCGCAACATCACCACGACCGGCATGCGCGCACTCCGCCTCGGCCTCGAAGGCGGCGTCGGCACGCACTTCTTCTACCAGTTCGAGAGCGACTTCTCCGAGAACGAGGTCGACGTCGTCACCGCGTTCGTCGGCTGGCGCAACAAGATCAAGCCGGGCCTCGACTACGACGTCCGCGCCGGCCACCTGTTCAACGATCGCGGCTTCGAAGGTTCGACCGGCTCGGATTCGACGCCATTCCTGGAGCGTACCACGGTCGCGACTGCGATCATCCCGCAGCGCGGCTTCTACGGCATTGGCGTGATGCCGCGCATCTTCTGGAAGACCGGCCACGCATCGGTGACGATCACTGGCGACCGGATCGACGGGACGCAGACCGTCGGCGACAGCCGCACGGTGCTCGGCCGCGCACACTGGAACCCGATCAAGTCCGATACCGGCGTGCTGCATATTGGCGCGTGGGGCTTCGACGAGTCGCTCTCCTCGGTCGCCGGCACGCTGACGCGCAACACGGTGATCGGCGGCCGCTTCAACGGTGCGTTGCGCGTGTCGACCGGCCCGCTGATCGGCGGCACCGGCACGACCGGCTACGGCGTCGAGCTCGGCGGCTATCGCGGTCCGTTGTGGGTGATGGGCGAAGCCGGCCGCCGCAACGCACGGCTCGACGGCGGACGTCCCGATTTCGTCAGCAAGGCATGGAGCGTCTCGGGCGGGCTGTTCCTGACCGGCGACCTGCCGCCGTACAACCCGCGGCTCGGCAGCTTCGGCCAGCCCAAGGTGTTGAAGCCGACCTTCGACGGCGGGGTCGGCGCGATCGAGCTGACAGCACGCTACGAAAGCCTAGATTTCGACAATCTGCTGACCGGCGGCGATGGCTGGGCGGCGACCGTCGGGGTCAACTGGTACCTCAACAGCTTCACCCGCTTCCAGGTGAACGCGATCCAGTGGAACACCGACAACCGCGCCGGCGACAATGTCGGCAACGACAGCGGCCAGACGCTTAGCGCCCGCGTCGGGGTTACGTTCTGA
- a CDS encoding ABC transporter substrate-binding protein translates to MARIFLKMALLATSFTATAVVAQRPANYPRSYAQLISDARVERQVRIYGNADRAELLPVVAAFRKRYPGITVLYADIGSTEMYRRFVTETRAKKMSADLVWSSAMDLQVKLINDGFAQGYASPEKPALPPVSVWKNMGFGVTAEPIGIVYNKRLVPPAQVPRTHAALETWLRKNARALTGRVTTFDPARSNVGYLYLSEDLAITRDTRSLLEAIAATRPVLSRTSEPMLRGVAEGRQAIAYNVIGSYAVERARTDPRIGVAFLQDYTIVTSRIAFIAREAAHPAAAKLFLDFLLSREGQSLLAKRSLWPVRTDVAARRLPQAQARPIRVGPQLLVNLDRVKRQRFLRDWTAILATGAQQ, encoded by the coding sequence ATGGCACGAATTTTTCTGAAGATGGCACTGCTGGCTACGAGCTTCACCGCGACCGCCGTCGTGGCGCAGCGCCCTGCCAACTATCCGCGCTCCTACGCCCAGCTCATCTCCGACGCGCGCGTCGAGCGGCAGGTGCGGATCTACGGCAATGCCGATCGTGCCGAATTGCTGCCGGTGGTCGCCGCGTTCCGGAAGCGCTATCCGGGGATCACCGTGCTGTACGCGGACATCGGCTCGACCGAGATGTACCGCCGCTTCGTCACCGAGACGCGCGCGAAAAAGATGTCAGCCGATCTCGTCTGGTCGTCGGCGATGGACCTGCAGGTGAAGCTGATCAACGACGGCTTCGCGCAAGGCTATGCGAGCCCCGAAAAGCCCGCGTTGCCGCCGGTGTCGGTGTGGAAGAACATGGGCTTCGGCGTCACCGCGGAGCCGATCGGGATCGTCTACAACAAGCGCCTCGTGCCGCCTGCGCAGGTGCCGCGCACGCACGCCGCGCTGGAGACATGGCTGCGGAAGAATGCGCGCGCCCTGACAGGCCGGGTGACCACGTTCGATCCGGCGCGCTCCAACGTCGGCTATCTGTACCTGTCGGAGGATCTCGCGATCACGCGCGACACGCGGTCGTTGCTCGAGGCGATCGCCGCGACCAGGCCCGTGCTGTCGCGCACCAGCGAGCCGATGCTGCGCGGCGTCGCCGAGGGGCGGCAGGCGATCGCGTACAACGTGATCGGCTCGTACGCGGTCGAACGCGCGCGGACCGATCCCCGCATCGGCGTCGCGTTCCTCCAGGACTATACGATCGTCACCTCGCGGATCGCGTTCATCGCGCGCGAGGCCGCGCACCCGGCGGCGGCAAAGCTGTTCCTCGATTTTCTCCTGTCGCGCGAAGGTCAGTCGCTGCTCGCGAAACGCAGCCTGTGGCCGGTCCGTACCGACGTTGCCGCCCGTCGCCTTCCCCAAGCCCAGGCGCGACCAATCCGCGTGGGCCCGCAACTTCTCGTCAACCTCGACCGCGTCAAGCGCCAGCGTTTCCTGCGCGACTGGACCGCGATTCTCGCCACCGGAGCCCAACAATGA
- a CDS encoding response regulator transcription factor: MRILLIEDDAALARSIAALLRAGGNAVDHVATGEDALSVVAGEPYALVILDVGLPGIDGFTVLETLRRRGERVPVLMLTARDALDDRVRGLDLGADDYLRKPFDPEELEARVRALGRRRGGDPLPVLSVGTLTINRSTGDADIAGRALDLRRRERAVLEALATRAGRVVPRALLIGEVFGFDEPVGDNAIEVHVTRLRGKLAPDGPGIRTVRGVGYMLDAV, translated from the coding sequence ATGCGCATCCTGCTGATCGAGGACGACGCGGCGTTGGCGCGCAGCATCGCGGCGTTGCTGCGTGCGGGCGGTAATGCGGTCGATCACGTGGCGACGGGCGAGGACGCGTTGTCGGTGGTGGCGGGGGAGCCGTATGCGCTGGTGATCCTCGACGTCGGGTTGCCGGGCATCGACGGGTTCACCGTGTTGGAGACGCTGCGGCGGCGCGGTGAGCGGGTGCCGGTGTTGATGCTGACCGCACGCGATGCGCTCGACGACCGCGTGCGCGGGCTCGATCTCGGCGCCGACGATTATCTGCGGAAGCCGTTCGATCCCGAAGAGCTGGAGGCGCGCGTTCGGGCGCTGGGACGGCGGCGGGGCGGCGATCCGCTGCCGGTGCTCAGTGTCGGTACGCTGACGATCAACCGCTCGACCGGCGACGCGGACATCGCCGGTCGTGCGCTTGATCTGCGTCGGCGGGAGCGCGCGGTGCTGGAGGCACTTGCAACCCGAGCCGGCCGCGTTGTCCCCCGCGCGTTGCTGATCGGCGAGGTGTTCGGGTTCGACGAGCCAGTCGGCGACAACGCGATCGAGGTCCATGTCACGCGCCTCCGCGGCAAGCTAGCGCCCGACGGCCCCGGTATCCGCACCGTCCGCGGGGTCGGCTACATGCTCGATGCCGTCTGA
- a CDS encoding sensor histidine kinase, producing MPSETRTPALRTRLLVAVLGPLLAAAILIGVVGATLIADVVRRTNDRVLGGALGAIAETVQVERGEVTLDLPSAAFGMLENTERDNVYYRVAVGQDLLTGYADLPAPDPATLDIDVPRYRFARYRGQQIRIAEVRRSLPRIDKPVIVQIAETLDNRGALTRRLMLALLIGECVLVGAAALLIRPALGWSLRPLARLRGAVEARDGRARPDFSPLDTGPLPSELRPLAGAFDRLLAQLDTATVGVRRFTADASHQMRTPLSVLKVQVALARRGSGPERSVALDEIADAVIRLERLVTQLLALARAEEAGVSAPLEAVDLREVAAAVITRQINRAIEAGIDLTIEGDPEVSHVVPGHRTLIFEIVSNLIDNGIRYNRRGGTVSVRLRTTPSETTIAVVDDGPGIPIDQREMAFDRFVRLGAPGSPEGSGLGLAIVRSAATRLNATVAFGEVASGTSVILRFFHANE from the coding sequence ATGCCGTCTGAGACGCGTACCCCAGCGCTGCGTACGCGCCTGCTGGTCGCGGTGCTCGGGCCGTTGCTGGCGGCGGCGATCCTGATCGGCGTGGTCGGTGCGACACTGATCGCCGACGTCGTCCGGCGTACCAACGATCGCGTACTCGGTGGTGCGCTTGGTGCGATCGCCGAGACGGTGCAGGTCGAACGCGGCGAGGTGACGCTCGACCTGCCGTCCGCCGCGTTCGGGATGCTGGAGAATACAGAACGCGACAACGTCTATTACCGCGTAGCCGTTGGGCAGGACCTGCTCACCGGCTATGCGGATCTGCCGGCGCCCGATCCCGCCACGCTCGACATCGACGTGCCGCGCTATCGCTTCGCGCGTTACCGCGGCCAGCAGATCCGCATCGCCGAAGTCCGCCGCTCGCTTCCCCGTATCGACAAGCCCGTGATCGTCCAGATCGCCGAGACGCTCGACAACCGCGGTGCGCTCACCCGTCGGCTGATGCTCGCGCTGCTGATCGGTGAATGCGTCCTCGTCGGTGCCGCGGCGTTGCTCATCCGGCCTGCGTTAGGCTGGAGCCTCCGCCCGCTCGCCCGCCTGCGCGGTGCCGTCGAAGCACGAGACGGCCGCGCCCGCCCCGATTTCTCGCCACTCGACACAGGCCCGCTCCCGAGCGAACTCCGCCCGCTGGCTGGCGCATTCGACCGCCTGCTGGCGCAGCTCGACACCGCGACCGTCGGCGTCCGCCGCTTTACCGCCGACGCCTCGCATCAGATGCGCACGCCGCTGTCGGTGCTGAAGGTCCAGGTCGCACTCGCCCGCCGCGGCTCGGGTCCCGAACGCAGCGTCGCGCTCGACGAGATCGCCGACGCGGTGATACGTCTCGAACGCCTGGTGACGCAGTTGCTGGCGTTGGCGCGCGCCGAGGAGGCCGGGGTGTCCGCGCCCCTCGAGGCGGTCGACCTGCGCGAAGTGGCGGCCGCGGTCATCACGCGACAGATCAACCGCGCGATCGAAGCCGGCATCGACCTGACGATCGAGGGTGACCCGGAGGTCAGCCACGTCGTTCCCGGCCACCGCACGCTGATCTTCGAGATCGTATCGAACCTGATCGACAACGGCATTCGCTATAACCGGCGCGGCGGCACCGTGTCGGTGAGGCTCCGGACGACGCCGTCGGAGACGACGATCGCGGTGGTCGACGATGGGCCGGGGATACCGATCGACCAGCGCGAGATGGCGTTCGACCGGTTCGTCCGGCTCGGCGCGCCCGGGAGTCCGGAGGGAAGCGGCCTCGGCCTGGCGATCGTGCGGTCGGCGGCGACTCGCCTCAACGCGACCGTGGCGTTCGGCGAGGTGGCCAGTGGCACGAGCGTGATCCTGCGGTTCTTTCACGCGAACGAGTAA